In Vanacampus margaritifer isolate UIUO_Vmar chromosome 9, RoL_Vmar_1.0, whole genome shotgun sequence, the following proteins share a genomic window:
- the tgfb2 gene encoding transforming growth factor beta-2 proprotein, translating to MLLFISVLSTLEEKMNLCFVSLLLALDLVSVALSLSTCSILDMEQFKKKRIEAVRGQILSKLKLAGPPEDFPEPEDVSKDIVAIYNSTRDLLQEKANERAATCERQRSEEEYYAKEVHKIEMQPIYPSENVISPTFFNPYFRRLMFDVSSMEKNASNLVKAELRIFRLQNPTARVSEQRIELYQILAHKDLTSPTQRYIDSRVVRTQTEGEWLTFDVTEAVSEWMNHRDRNSGFKLSLHCPCCTFVPSNNYIIPNKSEELEARFAGIDDSFISGGDLKVFRRLRHNTRAPHLLIMLLPSYRLESPFHHKTHRTKRALDAAYCSRNVQDNCCLRTLYIDFKKDLGWRWIHEPKGYEANFCAGACPYLWSADTQHAKVLGLYNAINPDASASPCCVSQDLEPLTILYYIGKTPKIEQLSNMKVKSCKCS from the exons ATGCTACTTTTTATCAGTGTGCTTTCAACCCTCGAGGAAAAGATGAACCTGTGCTTTGTCAGCCTTCTCCTCGCTTTGGATTTAGTTAGTGTTGCGCTCAGCTTGTCCACATGCAGCATTTTGGACATGGAGCAGTTCAAGAAGAAGCGCATCGAGGCTGTCCGAGGGCAGATCCTGAGCAAACTCAAGCTCGCCGGTCCTCCGGAGGACTTCCCCGAGCCCGAGGACGTTTCCAAGGACATCGTGGCCATTTATAACAGTACACGGGACCTTTTGCAAGAGAAGGCCAATGAACGAGCGGCAACGTGCGAGCGGCAGCGGAGCGAGGAGGAGTATTACGCCAAGGAGGTGCACAAGATCGAGATGCAACCCATCTATCCATCTGAGA ATGTCATTTCTCCCACTTTCTTCAACCCTTACTTCCGACGGCTAATGTTTGATGTGTCCTCCATGGAGAAGAACGCCTCCAACCTGGTGAAAGCTGAGCTGAGAATCTTTCGCCTTCAAAATCCTACTGCAAGAGTATCTGAGCAACGCATAGAGCTATACCAG ATTTTAGCACACAAAGACCTGACATCTCCAACCCAACGCTACATTGACAGCCGAGTGGTACGAACGCAAACAGAGGGCGAGTGGCTGACCTTTGATGTGACGGAGGCAGTGAGCGAATGGATGAACCACAGAG ATAGAAACAGTGGATTCAAGCTCAGCCTACATTGTCCTTGCTGTACTTTTGTTCCGTCAAATAACTACATTATTCCCAACAAGAGTGAGGAGCTGGAGGCACGGTTTGCAG GTATCGATGACAGCTTCATCAGCGGCGGTGATCTAAAAGTGTTCAGGAGGCTGCGCCACAATACTCGAGCGCCACACCTTCTAATCATGCTGCTGCCCTCGTACCGATTGGAGTCGCCGTTTCACCACAAAACACATCGGACTAAGAGAGCCCTGGATGCAGCTTACTGCTCCAG AAATGTTCAAGACAACTGCTGCTTAAGGACCCTCTACATTGACTTCAAGAAGGACCTCGGCTGGAGATGGATTCATGAGCCGAAGGGCTATGAGGCCAACTTTTGTGCTGGAGCTTGTCCTTATCTATGGAGTGCTGACACACAGCATGCGAAg GTGTTAGGCCTTTACAACGCCATTAACCCCGATGCGTCAGCGTCACCCTGTTGCGTGTCCCAGGACCTGGAGCCCCTCACCATCCTCTACTATATCGGCAAGACGCCGAAAATAGAACAGCTCTCCAATATGAAGGTCAAGTCTTGCAAGTGCAGCTAG
- the rrp15 gene encoding RRP15-like protein, giving the protein MAALVGTRVPMEDIDDADSPLEDTNELTNSDGGSDDHMSSDGEADGTEDGKNDGDDAEDEDGGQEEEEDGNPNAGWAEAMAKILGKPTLKNKSTILVKNKERDKVKAKERQEQLERKEQTDKKRAWEMMSRVKPNIVKDREVEKTLQRTATRGVVQLFNAVRKHQKTIDKQVKEVGGSERKKAKILASVTKKDFIDVLRKTEGGARVAVKDEKDTSTAEVVEKPAWSVLSDDYMMGATMKDWDKEEA; this is encoded by the exons ATGGCCGCCTTGGTGGGTACGCGTGTACCGATGGAGGATATCG ATGATGCGGACTCTCCTTTGGAGGACACAAATGAGCTGACTAACTCAGATGGGGGCAGTGATGATCACATGTCATCTGATGGAGAAGCTGACGGAACGGAGGATGGAAAGAATGATGGAGATGATGCAGAGGATGAAGATGGAGgtcaggaggaagaggaggatggcAATCCCAATGCTGGTTGGGCAGAGGCAATGGCCAAGATTTTGGGGAAGCCAACACTCAAGAACAAGTCCACCATCTTAGTGAAAAACAAAGAACGGGACAAGGTGAAGGCAAAAGAACGACAGGAACAGCTGGAGAGGAAGGAACAG ACTGACAAGAAACGAGCATGGGAGATGATGAGCAGAGTGAAACCTAATATAGTGAAGGATCGAGAGGTTGAAAAAACGCTGCAGAGGACCGCCACGAG AGGAGTGGTGCAGCTGTTCAATGCCGTGAGAAAGCACCAGAAGACCATTGATAAGCAGGTGAAGGAGGTTGGTGGCTCGGAGAGGAAGAAGGCAAAAATACTTGCCTCAGTTACCAAAAAAGACTTCATTGATGTACTAAGGAAAACAGAAGGTGGCGCCAGAGTCGCAGTCAAGGATGAAAAGGACACGAGt ACTGCTGAGGTGGTGGAGAAACCGGCATGGAGTGTCCTCAGTGACGACTACATGATGGGAGCGACTATGAAAGACTGGGACAAAGAGGAGGCCTAG